In Silene latifolia isolate original U9 population chromosome X, ASM4854445v1, whole genome shotgun sequence, the following proteins share a genomic window:
- the LOC141623579 gene encoding uncharacterized protein LOC141623579 isoform X1: MESYPAGQHGYMRPPVAPPSTASDPQFHQHQQQQHPYQQQYPLPPSSQSTTTSWHPSHLQYSPSPHHTQWAPPPPPPPPPPAYPTHHHHQQQPLPPPPPPYSTQDWGNGNWNHHSGWEYPPAYSAEEDWAAKAKAWASARSAMDNQQPQSHYTSATQHEDPSPYANQYSQPSESHFQDVQQASAPTSGFSSYQGPAGPLHRPPAAHQQEPGPAPVSSYTSESHFSYANLQGQTNSSVHQQEVPSSYSSIPGNEDVSRGKQHGNSLLPADDRVMPVDHAQFAYGNHSLEPMDQPLDFASRFSHGNDPNMLSSYPDSSPLARGTYSISDMSSSHSWTAPVAPSASYLPIAPAFPPALQHDYVGGPPLPGQHPPLFGAGAGFQPQVPTHVSLTAGIALHPAATFPIDAYGVPLSSEHPKKAAVPDWLREEIIKTKATIATSEPEHFKERTESIGEELIDNPIGRGDQSDNKSMDSARSTEEDEDEDEEDAQRTAAINQEIKRVLTEVLLKVTDDLFDEIATKVLSEDDYTANAVVSDNSVPVSKVSPPPPPPISAPKASAKVVIPTKAKKSKEHASGETSSGSAGNVLGLANYASDEDDGIQASSIPKFDSSGPGDAGEKGPVQIEAGGHRKNTAYTEIDNNNGRPIGVHADHGLLASKLNDHEVSKDPAKSGDDDKSTNNGHKETLNKPDNSTKILNHRMSDTDNSQERGAKRHERHDSKRSSSGRDNYKETNSNKEMEGEKDESFNRRDEKHKDKAEDSNKRERERDNKQRSPRHVEKARESSSRRRSPHREGKDSRHESHREKKSSSKDDVDMKRERTKEEKTDKSRHKSSETSRHKRRHSSPLGGRSKPIKGSPILTDDSSDESSEDSRRRNHSKKRNLSPSPDRSRRRDKRSRSRSPVRRHRR, encoded by the exons ATGGAATCGTATCCGGCGGGACAGCACGGGTACATGCGACCACCAGTAGCACCACCGTCGACAGCGTCAGATCCCCAATTTCATCAGCACCAGCAGCAGCAGCACCCGTATCAACAACAATaccctcttcctccttcttcgcAGTCGACAACAACCTCATGGCATCCCTCTCACCTTCAATACTCCCCCTCCCCACATCATACTCAATGGGccccacctcctcctcctccgccgcCACCACCTGCATATCCtacgcaccaccaccaccaacaacaacctcTCCCTCCCCCTCCTCCTCCTTACTCTACTCAG GATTGGGGAAATGGAAATTGGAATCACCATTCCGGTTGGGAATATCCACCAG CTTATAGCGCTGAGGAAGATTGGGCAGCCAAGGCAAAAGCTTGGGCATCTGCGAGGTCTGCTATGGATAACCAGCAACCACAGTCACACTATACTTCAGCCACTCAACATGAAGATCCATCTCCCTATGCAAACCAGTATTCACAGCCTTCTGAATCTCATTTCCAAGATGTTCAACAAGCTTCCGCCCCTACATCTGGCTTTTCAAGTTATCAAGGACCTGCTGGACCTTTGCATAGGCCACCTGCAGCTCATCAGCAGGAGCCAGGGCCTGCACCAGTCAGCTCATACACTTCAGAGTCGCATTTCTCATATGCTAACCTCCAAGGCCAAACAAATTCTTCAGTTCACCAGCAGGAGGTACCTTCTAGTTATTCTTCTATTCCAG GTAACGAAGATGTCTCACGTGGAAAGCAACATGGGAATTCATTACTTCCTGCTGATGATAGGGTAATGCCAGTTGACCATGCCCAGTTTGCATATGGAAATCATTCACTCGAACCAATGGATCAACCTCTTGATTTTGCATCAAGATTCAGTCATGGAAATGATCCAAACATGTTGTCTAGCTATCCTGATTCCTCACCGCTTGCAAGAGGAACATATTCTATTTCTGATATGTCTTCTTCGCATTCTTGGACAGCTCCAGTTGCACCAAGTGCGTCCTATCTACCAATTGCACCTGCATTTCCACCAGCTCTTCAG CATGACTATGTTGGTGGGCCACCACTTCCTGGACAACATCCACCACTGTTTGGAGCAGGCGCAGGGTTCCAACCACAAGTTCCTACTCATGTTAGTCTGACAGCGGGGATTGCTCTTCATCCTGCTGCAACTTTTCCCATAGATGCTTATGGAGTTCCCTTGAGTTCTGAACATCCTAAAAAG GCTGCAGTACCCGATTGGTTAAGAGAGGAAATAATCAAGACTAAAGCTACAATTGCGACTTCAGAACCAGAGCATTTTAAAGAAAGGACTGAATCCATTGGAGAAGAATTGATTGATAACCCAATTGGAAGAGGTGACCAATCTGACAACAAAAGCATGGATTCAGCTAGGTCAACTGAAGAAGATGAAGACGAG GACGAGGAAGATGCACAAAGAACTGCAGCCATCAATCAGGAGATAAAACGTGTTTTGACGGAAGTGCTTTTAAAG GTGACAGATGATCTTTTTGATGAAATCGCCACAAAAGTACTCAGTGAAGATGATTATACTGCTAATG CTGTTGTCTCAGACAACAGCGTCCCAGTTTCCAAGGTGTCGCCTCCTCCACCACCTCCTATATCGGCTCCTAAGGCATCGGCAAAGGTTGTCATTCCAACTAAGGCAAAGAAGTCTAAGGAACATGCTAGTGGAGAAACAAGTTCCGGATCAGCTGGGAATGTTTTAGGTCTTGCTAATTATGCATCTGATGAAGATGATGGGATCCAGGCCTCAAGTATACCCAAGTTCGACAGTAGTGGGCCAGGTGATGCCGGTGAAAAAGGTCCTGTTCAGATAGAAGCTGGAGGGCACAGAAAAAATACAGCCTACACTGAAATTGATAATAATAACGGTAGACCAATCGGGGTCCATGCTGATCATGGTTTGTTAGCTTCTAAGTTAAATGATCATGAGGTTAGCAAGGATCCAGCTAAAAGTGGAGATGATGATAAGTCAACAAATAATGGCCATAAAGAAACCCTTAATAAACCTGATAATTCCACAAAAATTCTTAATCATAGAATGTCAGACACAGATAATTCTCAGGAAAGAGGTGCCAAAAGACATGAGAGACATGATAGTAAGAGGAGTTCATCTGGAAGAGACAATTATAAGGAGACAAATAGCAATAAGGAAATGGAAGGTGAGAAGGATGAGAGTTTTAATCGGCGAGATGAAAAACATAAGGACAAAGCAGAGGATAGtaataaaagagaaagagagagagacaaCAAACAGAGGTCCCCTCGCCATGTAGAGAAAGCAAGGGAATCTAGTTCGAGAAGAAGATCCCCTCACCGTGAAGGTAAAGATAGCAGACATGAAAGCCATAGAGAAAAGAAAAGCAGCAGTAAAGATGATGTAGACATGAAAAGagaaagaacaaaggaagaaaagACTGATAAATCTAGGCACAAGTCAAGTGAGACTAGTAGACACAAAAGAAGGCACTCATCTCCACTTGGTGGCAGGAGTAAACCAATCAAGGGAAGTCCAATTCTGACCGATGATTCAAGTGATGAATCATCAGAGGACTCTAGAAG GAGAAATCACTCAAAAAAGCGTAACTTGTCCCCATCACCAGACCGGTCTAGACGAAG GGACAAGAGGTCAAGGTCAAGGTCACCAGTTCGCCGACACAGAAGATGA
- the LOC141623579 gene encoding uncharacterized protein LOC141623579 isoform X2, with protein sequence MEIGITIPVGNIHQLIALRKIGQPRQKLGHLRGLLWITSNHSHTILQPLNMKIHLPMQTSIHSLLNLISKMFNKLPPLHLAFQVIKDLLDLCIGHLQLISRSQGLHQSAHTLQSRISHMLTSKAKQILQFTSRRGKTKHIQPPYSVCDRGVLEALGNEDVSRGKQHGNSLLPADDRVMPVDHAQFAYGNHSLEPMDQPLDFASRFSHGNDPNMLSSYPDSSPLARGTYSISDMSSSHSWTAPVAPSASYLPIAPAFPPALQHDYVGGPPLPGQHPPLFGAGAGFQPQVPTHVSLTAGIALHPAATFPIDAYGVPLSSEHPKKAAVPDWLREEIIKTKATIATSEPEHFKERTESIGEELIDNPIGRGDQSDNKSMDSARSTEEDEDEDEEDAQRTAAINQEIKRVLTEVLLKVTDDLFDEIATKVLSEDDYTANAVVSDNSVPVSKVSPPPPPPISAPKASAKVVIPTKAKKSKEHASGETSSGSAGNVLGLANYASDEDDGIQASSIPKFDSSGPGDAGEKGPVQIEAGGHRKNTAYTEIDNNNGRPIGVHADHGLLASKLNDHEVSKDPAKSGDDDKSTNNGHKETLNKPDNSTKILNHRMSDTDNSQERGAKRHERHDSKRSSSGRDNYKETNSNKEMEGEKDESFNRRDEKHKDKAEDSNKRERERDNKQRSPRHVEKARESSSRRRSPHREGKDSRHESHREKKSSSKDDVDMKRERTKEEKTDKSRHKSSETSRHKRRHSSPLGGRSKPIKGSPILTDDSSDESSEDSRRRNHSKKRNLSPSPDRSRRRDKRSRSRSPVRRHRR encoded by the exons ATGGAAATTGGAATCACCATTCCGGTTGGGAATATCCACCAG CTTATAGCGCTGAGGAAGATTGGGCAGCCAAGGCAAAAGCTTGGGCATCTGCGAGGTCTGCTATGGATAACCAGCAACCACAGTCACACTATACTTCAGCCACTCAACATGAAGATCCATCTCCCTATGCAAACCAGTATTCACAGCCTTCTGAATCTCATTTCCAAGATGTTCAACAAGCTTCCGCCCCTACATCTGGCTTTTCAAGTTATCAAGGACCTGCTGGACCTTTGCATAGGCCACCTGCAGCTCATCAGCAGGAGCCAGGGCCTGCACCAGTCAGCTCATACACTTCAGAGTCGCATTTCTCATATGCTAACCTCCAAGGCCAAACAAATTCTTCAGTTCACCAGCAGGAG AGGGAAGACTAAGCACATACAACCCCCATACTCCGTCTGTGATAGAGGAGTTCTTGAGGCATTGG GTAACGAAGATGTCTCACGTGGAAAGCAACATGGGAATTCATTACTTCCTGCTGATGATAGGGTAATGCCAGTTGACCATGCCCAGTTTGCATATGGAAATCATTCACTCGAACCAATGGATCAACCTCTTGATTTTGCATCAAGATTCAGTCATGGAAATGATCCAAACATGTTGTCTAGCTATCCTGATTCCTCACCGCTTGCAAGAGGAACATATTCTATTTCTGATATGTCTTCTTCGCATTCTTGGACAGCTCCAGTTGCACCAAGTGCGTCCTATCTACCAATTGCACCTGCATTTCCACCAGCTCTTCAG CATGACTATGTTGGTGGGCCACCACTTCCTGGACAACATCCACCACTGTTTGGAGCAGGCGCAGGGTTCCAACCACAAGTTCCTACTCATGTTAGTCTGACAGCGGGGATTGCTCTTCATCCTGCTGCAACTTTTCCCATAGATGCTTATGGAGTTCCCTTGAGTTCTGAACATCCTAAAAAG GCTGCAGTACCCGATTGGTTAAGAGAGGAAATAATCAAGACTAAAGCTACAATTGCGACTTCAGAACCAGAGCATTTTAAAGAAAGGACTGAATCCATTGGAGAAGAATTGATTGATAACCCAATTGGAAGAGGTGACCAATCTGACAACAAAAGCATGGATTCAGCTAGGTCAACTGAAGAAGATGAAGACGAG GACGAGGAAGATGCACAAAGAACTGCAGCCATCAATCAGGAGATAAAACGTGTTTTGACGGAAGTGCTTTTAAAG GTGACAGATGATCTTTTTGATGAAATCGCCACAAAAGTACTCAGTGAAGATGATTATACTGCTAATG CTGTTGTCTCAGACAACAGCGTCCCAGTTTCCAAGGTGTCGCCTCCTCCACCACCTCCTATATCGGCTCCTAAGGCATCGGCAAAGGTTGTCATTCCAACTAAGGCAAAGAAGTCTAAGGAACATGCTAGTGGAGAAACAAGTTCCGGATCAGCTGGGAATGTTTTAGGTCTTGCTAATTATGCATCTGATGAAGATGATGGGATCCAGGCCTCAAGTATACCCAAGTTCGACAGTAGTGGGCCAGGTGATGCCGGTGAAAAAGGTCCTGTTCAGATAGAAGCTGGAGGGCACAGAAAAAATACAGCCTACACTGAAATTGATAATAATAACGGTAGACCAATCGGGGTCCATGCTGATCATGGTTTGTTAGCTTCTAAGTTAAATGATCATGAGGTTAGCAAGGATCCAGCTAAAAGTGGAGATGATGATAAGTCAACAAATAATGGCCATAAAGAAACCCTTAATAAACCTGATAATTCCACAAAAATTCTTAATCATAGAATGTCAGACACAGATAATTCTCAGGAAAGAGGTGCCAAAAGACATGAGAGACATGATAGTAAGAGGAGTTCATCTGGAAGAGACAATTATAAGGAGACAAATAGCAATAAGGAAATGGAAGGTGAGAAGGATGAGAGTTTTAATCGGCGAGATGAAAAACATAAGGACAAAGCAGAGGATAGtaataaaagagaaagagagagagacaaCAAACAGAGGTCCCCTCGCCATGTAGAGAAAGCAAGGGAATCTAGTTCGAGAAGAAGATCCCCTCACCGTGAAGGTAAAGATAGCAGACATGAAAGCCATAGAGAAAAGAAAAGCAGCAGTAAAGATGATGTAGACATGAAAAGagaaagaacaaaggaagaaaagACTGATAAATCTAGGCACAAGTCAAGTGAGACTAGTAGACACAAAAGAAGGCACTCATCTCCACTTGGTGGCAGGAGTAAACCAATCAAGGGAAGTCCAATTCTGACCGATGATTCAAGTGATGAATCATCAGAGGACTCTAGAAG GAGAAATCACTCAAAAAAGCGTAACTTGTCCCCATCACCAGACCGGTCTAGACGAAG GGACAAGAGGTCAAGGTCAAGGTCACCAGTTCGCCGACACAGAAGATGA